A single Bacillus sp. OxB-1 DNA region contains:
- the recA gene encoding recombinase RecA, whose amino-acid sequence MSDRKAALDMALKQIEKQFGKGSVMKMGEQTDREISTSSSGSLALDAALGVGGYPRGRVIEIYGPESSGKTTVALHAIAEVQAAGGQAAFIDAEHALDPVYAQKLGVDIDELLLSQPDTGEQALEIAEALVRSGAIDIIVIDSVAALVPKAEIEGEMGDSHVGLQARLMSQALRKLSGAINKSKTIAVFINQIREKVGVMFGNPEVTPGGRALKFYSSVRLDVRRGEAIKQGNDIMGNKTRIRVVKNKVAPPFRTAEVDIMYGEGISKEGEIVDLGAELDVVQKSGSWYSYEGERLGQGRENAKQFLKENPEIRNEIANKIRDSYGMASANYVIAAHEEDEDEDEVLELLLDEE is encoded by the coding sequence TTGAGCGATCGTAAAGCGGCTTTGGATATGGCCTTGAAACAAATAGAAAAACAATTCGGGAAAGGTTCCGTCATGAAAATGGGAGAACAGACGGACCGTGAAATTTCCACATCATCGAGTGGCTCGCTTGCACTCGACGCCGCTCTTGGAGTCGGCGGCTACCCGCGCGGCCGGGTAATCGAAATCTATGGCCCGGAAAGTTCGGGTAAAACGACTGTCGCGCTCCATGCCATTGCAGAAGTGCAGGCGGCAGGCGGACAGGCGGCCTTCATCGATGCGGAGCATGCGCTCGATCCGGTCTATGCGCAAAAGTTGGGCGTCGATATCGACGAATTGCTATTATCCCAGCCGGATACGGGAGAGCAGGCGCTGGAAATCGCAGAAGCGCTCGTTCGAAGCGGTGCAATCGACATCATCGTCATAGACTCGGTGGCGGCGCTCGTCCCGAAAGCGGAAATCGAAGGAGAGATGGGGGATTCCCACGTAGGCCTTCAAGCCCGTCTCATGTCCCAAGCATTGCGTAAACTTTCCGGAGCGATCAATAAGTCGAAAACTATCGCAGTATTCATCAACCAAATCCGTGAAAAAGTCGGTGTCATGTTCGGTAATCCGGAAGTGACACCGGGAGGTCGTGCCTTGAAATTCTATTCCTCCGTGCGATTGGATGTCCGCCGCGGAGAAGCGATTAAGCAAGGTAACGATATCATGGGGAACAAAACGCGGATCCGCGTCGTGAAAAACAAAGTCGCGCCACCATTCCGCACAGCGGAAGTCGATATCATGTACGGGGAAGGGATCTCCAAGGAAGGGGAAATCGTCGACCTCGGTGCCGAATTGGATGTCGTCCAAAAAAGCGGTTCCTGGTATTCCTACGAAGGCGAACGCCTTGGACAAGGCCGCGAGAACGCGAAACAATTCCTCAAGGAAAATCCGGAGATCCGCAACGAAATCGCCAATAAGATCCGTGATTCATACGGAATGGCCAGTGCCAACTATGTCATCGCCGCCCATGAAGAGGACGAAGACGAGGACGAAGTGCTGGAACTATTGCTGGACGAAGAATGA